The nucleotide window TGGACCAGGAGCGCACCGAGTTCTTCGAAACCAGGGTCACGGGTCGTTCAGAGATCTGGGCGGCTTTGTCTGCGGCCATCACTTTGATGCGCGCCGGTGATCTCGCAACAGCGCAGAGTTTCATTGATGCAGCCGGCATCACCGTCCCCACCGGTGATCTCTGCCAAGGCTGTTACGACGAGCAAGGTGTACTCTACCGGCTACCACAGTGCATTGTGAGCGACCCAGAGAATATCGTGCGATCCGACGAGGAGCCCGATGACTTCGATACGGATGACGGCAAGCTATCTTCAGACGAAGCCTCAGGGGATGAATTAATAGCCGATGACATCGAACGTCGTCGGGACGAAAAGGGCAAGACTAGCGAGCGTGATCTGATCCGCATTCGTGCGCGATTGAGCGATAGAGGCGGTCCCGACATCGTTCTGTCAGTGGTGAAGACCATGAACGTCGGCTTGATAGCCCGTAAAGTGCAACAAGAGGCAGGGGTACGTCAGCTGCAATTCAATCCCAGATCCCTCACAAATCTGAATTGAACATGAAGTACTAACACTAGCGGTTGTGTAGATTCCGCGCACTCACCGTGTGAGATTC belongs to Aspergillus luchuensis IFO 4308 DNA, chromosome 3, nearly complete sequence and includes:
- a CDS encoding ubiquitin domain-containing protein (COG:O;~EggNog:ENOG410PNST;~InterPro:IPR038169,IPR032752,IPR029071,IPR039869;~PFAM:PF16455), with translation MGCCFSISRDNSRPSYAAQVVTEERRPEDSHPQAAATSNALTSGNSSTRARAPRIRAEHFPLSQHYNAPIRRHVWYSKRRLWTRTQLDQERTEFFETRVTGRSEIWAALSAAITLMRAGDLATAQSFIDAAGITVPTGDLCQGCYDEQGVLYRLPQCIVSDPENIVRSDEEPDDFDTDDGKLSSDEASGDELIADDIERRRDEKGKTSERDLIRIRARLSDRGGPDIVLSVVKTMNVGLIARKVQQEAGIPRTHRVRFVYLGRMLKEHVPLVDQGWNSAHVISALVVPRQSVS